From a single Bacillus gobiensis genomic region:
- a CDS encoding helix-turn-helix transcriptional regulator yields the protein MKTIELNKRQEHILQIVKEHGPITGEHIADMLHLTRATLRPDLAILTMSGFLEARPRVGYFYTGKTGVQLLADKLNKLKVKEFQSIPVVIHENVSVYDAICTMFLEDVGTLFVVNKSAALVGILSRKDLLRASMGKQELSAIPVHIIMTRMPNITVCEREDLIMDVAKNLIEKQIDALPVVKKTENGLEVIGRVTKTNMTKLLVSLSENEIL from the coding sequence GTGAAAACGATCGAATTAAATAAAAGACAGGAACATATTTTGCAGATCGTAAAGGAGCATGGACCGATAACCGGTGAGCATATTGCCGACATGCTTCATTTAACTCGGGCAACCCTGCGGCCGGATCTTGCCATCCTTACAATGTCTGGTTTTTTGGAAGCCAGGCCGAGGGTAGGGTATTTTTATACAGGAAAAACTGGTGTGCAGCTGTTAGCCGATAAATTAAATAAACTTAAGGTGAAGGAATTTCAATCCATTCCTGTCGTCATTCATGAAAATGTGTCGGTTTATGACGCCATCTGTACGATGTTTCTTGAAGATGTCGGGACCCTATTCGTTGTTAATAAAAGCGCTGCGCTTGTCGGTATCCTATCGCGCAAGGATTTGCTAAGAGCCAGTATGGGGAAGCAGGAACTTTCTGCGATCCCGGTCCACATTATTATGACCAGAATGCCGAATATTACCGTCTGTGAGCGTGAAGATCTCATCATGGATGTGGCCAAGAATTTGATCGAAAAACAAATTGACGCTCTGCCTGTAGTAAAGAAAACAGAAAATGGATTAGAGGTAATTGGCAGAGTGACGAAGACCAATATGACGAAATTGCTCGTCAGCCTATCTGAAAATGAAATTCTGTAG